A DNA window from Micromonospora inyonensis contains the following coding sequences:
- a CDS encoding helix-turn-helix domain-containing protein, with the protein MVDPSSKLAVGQGRRPKAGGVDAVLALLDGLTAGQEIPADVLDRLSEGGTAAQGAELRRRVGEVHAAVSRWRRRDQQLSALFSSARELAELRSVGPLLDRLVQRAHDLVGSDVMYLSEFDQETGELRVSSTLGAITDAFRRLRVPPGAGLASEVAQTRAPRWISGYPTAQVRHDPQIDAAVAGEGLVSLLGVPLLAGNEVLGVLFAAYRSDHRFTADEVALLSAFADHAAVVLQTVELLEIAHRSAREAEKASAEAARHAAAVERAAQVHEELTAVVVGGGDAGGIAVTLSRALRRAVVITDRSLMAVAATDANGSPVPLSFQSTTAIAAALDESSWSGQLVEVSSADVYGVAAAVAGRSTLGAIIVGSGAEDFGAVDKRTVERAGLILALQTLQQDAVVRAEEQVRGELLADLLDSSRPHDAHLRQRARARHVDLQAARVPIAVWVRDDDRSAAVRALQDPAVALLAGEQGPLVAVLSPDESGKRAGAAVARRVRTATGREPLVVVGRPGALSDLAHRWSQAADCVRLLDRLGVTSGVTSVDAYTPYLALFGDSAVAVKAFTRELIGPVLTWDAERHTELLETLALYLDQQGSPARTARALGVHVNTVLQRLDRVDELLGADWRTPERRFRVAIAVRLHRLVTT; encoded by the coding sequence ATGGTTGATCCGTCTAGCAAGCTGGCGGTGGGGCAGGGCCGGCGGCCAAAGGCCGGCGGCGTCGACGCCGTGCTGGCCCTGCTCGACGGGTTGACGGCTGGCCAGGAGATCCCAGCGGATGTGTTGGACCGGTTGAGTGAGGGTGGCACGGCGGCGCAGGGCGCCGAGTTGCGACGCCGGGTCGGCGAGGTTCACGCCGCGGTCAGCCGATGGCGGCGCCGCGACCAGCAGCTGTCGGCGCTGTTCTCCAGCGCCCGGGAGCTGGCCGAGCTGCGCAGCGTCGGCCCGCTGCTGGATCGGCTGGTGCAACGCGCTCACGATCTGGTGGGCAGCGACGTGATGTACCTGTCGGAGTTCGACCAAGAAACTGGTGAGCTGCGGGTCAGCTCGACGTTGGGGGCGATCACCGACGCGTTTCGGCGGCTGCGTGTCCCGCCGGGCGCGGGCCTGGCCAGCGAGGTGGCGCAGACCCGGGCGCCGCGCTGGATCAGCGGCTACCCGACCGCCCAGGTCCGCCACGACCCGCAGATCGACGCCGCGGTGGCGGGCGAAGGACTGGTCTCGCTGCTCGGGGTGCCGCTGCTGGCCGGGAACGAGGTGCTCGGCGTGCTGTTCGCCGCCTATCGCAGCGACCACCGCTTCACCGCCGACGAGGTGGCGCTGCTGTCCGCCTTCGCCGATCACGCGGCGGTTGTGTTGCAGACCGTCGAGCTGTTGGAGATTGCCCATCGCTCGGCGCGGGAGGCCGAGAAGGCGTCGGCCGAGGCCGCGCGGCACGCGGCTGCGGTGGAGCGGGCCGCGCAGGTGCACGAGGAGCTCACTGCTGTGGTGGTCGGCGGCGGGGACGCCGGGGGCATCGCCGTAACCCTCAGCCGCGCCTTGCGCCGCGCCGTGGTGATCACCGACCGTTCACTGATGGCGGTGGCCGCGACCGACGCGAACGGCAGCCCGGTCCCGCTGTCCTTCCAATCCACCACCGCGATCGCCGCAGCGCTCGACGAGAGCAGCTGGTCGGGTCAGCTCGTCGAGGTGTCCTCGGCCGACGTGTACGGCGTGGCGGCGGCGGTGGCGGGGCGGTCGACGCTGGGCGCCATCATCGTCGGCTCGGGTGCGGAAGACTTCGGCGCGGTCGACAAGCGCACGGTCGAGCGTGCCGGGCTCATCCTGGCGCTGCAAACCCTGCAGCAGGACGCCGTCGTACGCGCCGAGGAGCAGGTCCGTGGTGAGCTGCTCGCCGACCTGCTGGATTCGTCACGGCCACACGATGCGCACCTGCGCCAACGGGCCCGCGCCCGCCATGTCGATCTGCAGGCCGCGCGCGTGCCCATCGCCGTGTGGGTCCGCGACGACGACCGGTCGGCGGCTGTGCGGGCCCTGCAGGACCCGGCTGTCGCCCTGCTCGCCGGCGAGCAGGGCCCGCTGGTCGCCGTGTTGTCCCCCGACGAGAGCGGTAAGCGGGCCGGCGCGGCCGTGGCTCGGCGGGTGCGTACCGCGACCGGCCGGGAGCCCCTTGTCGTCGTCGGCCGGCCCGGCGCGCTGAGTGATCTCGCGCACCGGTGGTCCCAGGCTGCCGACTGCGTGCGGCTGCTGGATCGTCTCGGCGTGACGTCCGGCGTCACCAGCGTCGACGCCTACACGCCCTACCTCGCGCTGTTCGGTGACAGCGCCGTGGCCGTCAAGGCGTTCACCCGCGAACTGATCGGCCCGGTGCTCACCTGGGACGCCGAACGGCACACCGAGCTGCTGGAAACGCTGGCCCTGTACCTCGATCAGCAGGGCAGCCCGGCCCGGACCGCCCGCGCGCTTGGCGTCCACGTGAACACGGTGTTGCAGCGGCTGGATCGGGTCGACGAGCTCCTGGGCGCGGACTGGCGGACGCCGGAGCGGCGGTTCCGCGTCGCCATCGCCGTGCGGCTGCACCGCCTGGTGACCACCTGA
- a CDS encoding DUF6244 family protein: protein MSTCPEIRHQPGPLLHAVDSIKQVLVLVFQCTGTARQYVEGHSKVGRRPWMSR from the coding sequence ATTTCAACGTGTCCCGAAATCCGCCATCAGCCTGGGCCGCTGCTGCACGCGGTGGACAGCATCAAGCAGGTCCTGGTACTGGTGTTCCAGTGCACCGGCACCGCCCGGCAGTACGTCGAGGGCCATTCAAAGGTAGGCCGGCGTCCATGGATGTCACGGTGA
- a CDS encoding GntR family transcriptional regulator: MTPPAGTGPAKRSTMAPQLKEAIRQLITRDEMGPGDQLPTEPELSEHFGVSRNKIREALKLLEQDGLVTAIQGRGRFVSALGSVPIERPVNIYESITALLQGLGYKVTNVVLSVEEGTADARVARELQLNEGDPVIRLVRLRLGDDQPMVFSINIVRRDALPGPLKFRNWGASVTKSLEGHGHYIAFSIARLSAANLPAEYSKAYDLARYDPWLLVEETCVTREGNRLLYAIDYHRSSEIAFNVVRRR; the protein is encoded by the coding sequence TTGACGCCTCCAGCCGGCACTGGCCCCGCCAAGCGCTCGACCATGGCTCCCCAGCTCAAAGAGGCAATCCGCCAGCTCATCACTCGGGACGAGATGGGGCCGGGCGATCAGCTGCCCACCGAACCCGAGCTGTCAGAACACTTCGGAGTTTCCCGCAACAAGATCCGGGAAGCGTTGAAGTTGCTGGAGCAGGACGGATTGGTCACCGCGATCCAGGGACGGGGTCGGTTCGTGTCGGCCCTGGGTTCAGTGCCGATCGAGCGGCCGGTGAACATCTACGAGAGCATCACCGCGTTGCTGCAGGGACTCGGCTACAAGGTCACCAATGTGGTGCTGAGCGTGGAAGAGGGGACCGCGGACGCCCGGGTCGCCCGCGAGCTGCAGCTGAACGAGGGCGACCCGGTCATCCGGCTCGTGCGCCTGCGGCTCGGCGACGACCAGCCCATGGTCTTCAGCATCAACATCGTCCGGCGGGATGCCCTGCCCGGACCGCTGAAGTTCCGCAACTGGGGCGCGTCCGTCACCAAGAGCCTGGAAGGGCACGGGCACTACATCGCCTTCTCGATCGCCCGGCTGTCCGCCGCGAACCTCCCGGCCGAGTACTCGAAGGCCTACGATCTGGCCCGGTACGACCCCTGGCTGCTGGTCGAGGAGACCTGTGTGACCCGCGAGGGCAACCGGCTGCTGTACGCCATCGACTACCACCGCAGCAGCGAGATCGCCTTCAACGTCGTCCGCCGCCGCTAG
- a CDS encoding hydantoinase B/oxoprolinase family protein has protein sequence MAPTSIPAGYDPVTLEVVRMRLDSIVEEMGIAMIRSSGSPVITEAGDLNTALFDAQGRIWSYSDYVQFHIGSGSVAVQNLIKAVEGEPLHPGDAFISNDPHTAGASHPPDTNVISPIFYGDELIGWAQSQAHLVDVGGMTPGGFAPSALDCYAEALRLPPGVKIYDRGQPVESVRRLLLNNVRVPVLYWNDVRSLVASNNTGIKRLLATVQEFGLDRFREYTRLSFELAEQVVRERIRRLPDGVYTDDEWTEHNGHDDDLFRVHCTMTKQDDHITLDFRGSSPQTGGFINCSYGALVGSIATSVVPIIAWDVPFNEGVMTAFDVLVDDNSIVNPSPPAPISNGHLTTGARVSRLVTKLFNQACQHSSDPQMRQRSQGVWADSWTGGISAGNTNAGDFFVLFNMDGGGIGAGAQPERDGLDCAGMMTQVNNALPDVEMNEMLYPVLYLWKRLNLASPGHGAFRGGLGLDFAWTLHGAETVTQTVFSPSAQVPPDGFGGGLPAGGCGHEIWRETNVGQLLDQAVVPSPGELRSRSQDLLAINQSGVTIRAGDVFVQWIAGGGGYGDPLLRDPARVAADLDDAYITAAVARDVYGVIIADGKVDEARTAACRAELRADRLGGVQPSAPVRPEAIGTSASAPRRDADGWYCPASGSRISEAEDWRTDAVQRTTDAAARLGELGVRVRDRRAAPAVLIDEYYSPTCGTLLETRIRVADEQPLPST, from the coding sequence GTGGCACCGACCAGCATCCCCGCCGGCTACGACCCCGTGACCCTCGAGGTCGTGCGCATGCGCCTCGACTCCATCGTCGAGGAGATGGGAATCGCCATGATCCGTTCTTCCGGATCACCAGTCATAACCGAGGCCGGGGACCTCAACACCGCCCTCTTCGACGCCCAGGGCCGGATCTGGTCCTACTCCGACTACGTCCAGTTTCACATCGGGTCCGGCAGCGTGGCCGTCCAGAACCTGATCAAGGCTGTCGAGGGAGAGCCGCTTCACCCCGGCGACGCCTTCATCAGCAACGACCCGCACACCGCCGGTGCAAGCCACCCACCGGACACCAACGTCATCTCCCCGATCTTCTACGGCGATGAATTGATCGGCTGGGCCCAGTCCCAGGCCCACCTCGTCGACGTCGGCGGCATGACGCCCGGTGGTTTCGCGCCCTCAGCACTGGACTGCTACGCCGAGGCGCTGCGCCTGCCCCCCGGCGTGAAGATCTACGACCGGGGCCAGCCCGTGGAGTCGGTGCGCCGGCTGCTGCTCAACAACGTGCGCGTGCCGGTCCTCTACTGGAACGACGTGCGCAGCCTGGTCGCCAGCAACAACACCGGGATCAAGCGACTGCTGGCCACGGTGCAGGAGTTCGGCCTCGACCGATTCCGCGAGTACACCCGGCTGAGTTTCGAACTAGCCGAGCAGGTGGTGCGCGAACGCATCCGGCGGCTGCCCGACGGCGTATACACCGACGACGAGTGGACCGAACACAACGGGCACGACGACGACTTGTTCCGCGTCCACTGCACGATGACGAAGCAGGACGACCACATCACCCTCGACTTCCGAGGCTCCAGCCCGCAGACCGGCGGCTTCATCAACTGCAGCTACGGCGCGCTGGTCGGCAGCATCGCCACCTCCGTCGTGCCGATCATCGCCTGGGACGTCCCCTTCAACGAAGGTGTCATGACCGCCTTCGACGTCCTGGTCGACGACAACTCGATCGTCAACCCGTCCCCGCCGGCCCCGATCAGCAACGGCCACCTCACGACCGGAGCTCGGGTCAGCCGCCTGGTGACCAAGCTGTTCAACCAGGCATGCCAGCACAGCAGCGACCCGCAGATGCGGCAGCGCAGCCAGGGCGTCTGGGCCGACAGTTGGACCGGCGGCATCTCAGCCGGCAACACCAACGCCGGCGACTTCTTCGTGCTGTTCAACATGGACGGCGGCGGCATCGGCGCCGGTGCCCAGCCAGAGCGGGACGGCCTCGACTGCGCCGGCATGATGACCCAGGTGAACAACGCCCTGCCGGACGTCGAGATGAATGAGATGCTCTACCCGGTGCTCTACCTGTGGAAGCGCCTCAACCTGGCCAGCCCCGGGCACGGCGCATTCCGCGGTGGGTTGGGTCTCGACTTCGCATGGACCCTGCACGGTGCCGAAACCGTCACCCAGACCGTCTTCTCTCCGAGCGCCCAGGTCCCACCGGACGGATTCGGTGGCGGACTGCCCGCCGGCGGCTGCGGGCACGAGATCTGGCGGGAGACCAACGTCGGTCAGTTGCTGGATCAGGCCGTCGTGCCGAGCCCGGGTGAGCTCAGGTCGAGGAGCCAGGACCTGCTGGCGATCAACCAGTCAGGCGTGACGATCCGGGCAGGAGACGTCTTCGTGCAGTGGATCGCCGGCGGCGGTGGATACGGCGATCCACTTCTGCGCGACCCCGCCCGCGTCGCCGCCGATCTCGACGACGCCTACATCACCGCCGCAGTGGCCCGGGACGTCTACGGGGTGATCATCGCCGACGGCAAGGTCGACGAGGCTCGCACCGCCGCCTGCCGGGCCGAGCTGCGAGCAGACCGGCTCGGCGGCGTTCAGCCGAGCGCGCCCGTACGCCCAGAGGCGATCGGCACCTCGGCGTCGGCGCCGCGACGGGACGCCGACGGGTGGTACTGCCCGGCCAGCGGATCACGCATCAGCGAGGCAGAGGACTGGCGTACCGACGCTGTCCAGCGGACGACCGACGCCGCCGCGCGGCTGGGCGAGCTCGGGGTCCGGGTCCGCGATCGACGCGCCGCCCCCGCGGTCCTGATCGACGAGTACTATAGCCCCACCTGCGGAACGTTGCTCGAGACGCGGATCCGCGTCGCCGACGAGCAGCCACTGCCGTCCACCTGA
- a CDS encoding CaiB/BaiF CoA transferase family protein, which produces MTSPLAGLDGLLAGRNASGALAGVVVLDITRVVAGPFCSQILADLGATVVKIEHPKDPDYARGFPPFFGGDEHSGFSAFFAQFNRNKLGLTLDLSQEQGKEVLRTLVKRAHVLVENFRPGTMDKHGVGAAELHKINPALVYTALSGFGQTGPYRRRPAYDNSAQATGGLWSMNGYPDRPPIRVGTIIGDLAATMYGVIGTLAALRHAEATGQGQLVDVSQQDSVLSLTENAVVSYTVDGTVPTPLGNNHPFVKPYELYACKDGFVFFGGYTDKFWRLTCAMFGQPEMADDPETDTMAKRFKPDIYERKIKPQLLAWFADRTKAELEALAGDQVPLSAIKTMDEVVNDPQIAARDMIVDVEYPDFGPLRMFGQPVKLGVTPAQPRGLAPRVGEHTDVLLRALADLTDESIAELRAAGVV; this is translated from the coding sequence ATGACATCTCCGCTCGCCGGCCTGGACGGCTTGCTGGCAGGACGGAACGCGTCGGGCGCACTCGCGGGCGTGGTCGTCCTCGACATCACCCGCGTGGTCGCCGGCCCCTTCTGCTCGCAGATCCTGGCGGACCTCGGCGCGACGGTCGTCAAGATCGAACACCCCAAAGATCCGGACTACGCCCGCGGCTTCCCCCCGTTCTTCGGCGGTGACGAACACAGCGGCTTCAGCGCATTCTTCGCCCAGTTCAACCGCAACAAGCTCGGGCTTACCCTGGACCTGTCCCAGGAGCAGGGGAAGGAGGTGCTGCGCACGCTGGTCAAGCGGGCACACGTCCTGGTCGAGAACTTCCGCCCCGGCACGATGGACAAACACGGTGTCGGCGCCGCGGAACTGCACAAGATCAACCCGGCGCTCGTTTACACGGCGCTGTCCGGGTTCGGGCAGACAGGGCCGTACCGGCGCAGGCCGGCCTACGACAACTCCGCGCAGGCCACCGGCGGTCTGTGGTCCATGAACGGCTACCCCGATCGGCCACCGATCCGGGTCGGGACCATCATCGGAGACCTCGCCGCAACCATGTACGGCGTCATCGGTACGCTCGCGGCGCTCCGCCATGCGGAGGCGACCGGGCAAGGGCAGCTCGTCGACGTCTCGCAGCAGGACTCTGTCCTGAGCCTCACCGAGAACGCAGTCGTCTCATACACCGTGGACGGCACGGTGCCGACGCCGCTGGGCAACAACCACCCGTTCGTCAAGCCCTACGAACTCTACGCGTGCAAGGACGGCTTCGTCTTCTTCGGCGGCTACACCGACAAGTTCTGGCGCCTGACCTGTGCGATGTTCGGGCAGCCGGAGATGGCCGACGATCCCGAGACCGACACCATGGCGAAGCGGTTCAAGCCCGACATCTACGAACGGAAGATCAAGCCCCAGCTGCTGGCCTGGTTCGCCGACCGGACAAAGGCCGAACTGGAGGCGCTCGCCGGCGACCAGGTCCCGCTCTCGGCGATCAAGACGATGGACGAGGTCGTGAACGACCCGCAGATCGCCGCCCGCGACATGATTGTCGACGTCGAGTACCCCGACTTCGGTCCGCTGCGGATGTTCGGGCAACCCGTCAAGCTGGGCGTCACTCCCGCTCAGCCTCGGGGTCTGGCACCGCGTGTCGGCGAGCACACCGACGTCCTGCTCCGGGCGCTGGCCGACCTAACCGACGAGTCCATCGCCGAACTTCGCGCGGCGGGAGTCGTCTGA
- a CDS encoding hydroxymethylglutaryl-CoA reductase, degradative translates to MTTTSTTSRLAGLRDRTVAERRRLIAENTGVELARLDVLEPVSGLQVEQANHLIENVIGVMSLPVGVATNFTINGRDVLVPMATEEASVVAAASNAARIARVRGGFTTSSTAPLMQAQVQVLDVVDPEAARARLLEAADEILRLANDQDPLLIRLGGGARELLVRLVRSQVQTYVVAHLVVDVRDAMGANAVNTMAEAVASRVGEIAGGRPLLRILTNKADLRVTRARAVFDAESLGGPEIVDNLVHAAALAEADPYRAATHNKGIMNGITAVVLATGNDTRAVEAGAHSHAVGPDGRYTSLSHYEKDADGDLVGVLELPMPVGLVGGATKAHPVARAALAILGVTTAQQLADVIVATGLAQNLAAMRALATEGIQRGHMSLHARNIAVTAGASGDEVDKVVARLISDRAIRSEHAEMVLAELRAAQ, encoded by the coding sequence ATGACCACCACCTCCACCACCAGCAGGCTGGCCGGGTTGCGTGACCGTACGGTAGCGGAGCGGCGCCGGCTCATCGCAGAGAACACCGGCGTGGAACTGGCGCGTCTTGACGTGCTGGAACCCGTGTCTGGGCTGCAGGTGGAACAGGCCAATCACCTCATCGAGAACGTCATCGGCGTGATGAGCCTCCCGGTCGGCGTGGCCACCAACTTCACGATCAATGGCCGTGACGTACTCGTGCCGATGGCCACCGAGGAGGCGTCGGTGGTCGCGGCGGCCAGCAACGCCGCCCGCATCGCCCGCGTACGAGGAGGCTTCACCACCTCGAGCACGGCACCGCTGATGCAGGCCCAGGTGCAAGTGCTCGACGTCGTCGACCCCGAGGCCGCTCGCGCTCGGCTACTCGAGGCCGCAGACGAGATCCTCCGACTGGCCAACGATCAGGACCCGTTGCTGATCCGGCTCGGCGGCGGCGCGCGTGAGCTGCTCGTCCGATTGGTCCGTTCCCAGGTGCAGACCTACGTGGTCGCGCACCTCGTGGTCGATGTCCGGGACGCGATGGGCGCGAACGCGGTGAACACCATGGCGGAGGCCGTCGCCAGCCGCGTCGGTGAGATCGCTGGCGGACGGCCGCTGCTGCGCATCCTTACGAACAAGGCCGATCTTCGCGTCACACGGGCCCGTGCCGTCTTCGATGCCGAGAGCCTCGGCGGCCCCGAAATCGTCGACAACCTCGTGCACGCCGCCGCGCTCGCCGAGGCCGACCCCTACCGGGCTGCCACGCACAACAAGGGCATCATGAACGGCATCACCGCGGTCGTGCTGGCGACCGGCAACGACACACGCGCGGTGGAGGCCGGCGCGCACTCGCATGCCGTCGGCCCGGACGGCCGGTACACCTCGCTGTCGCACTATGAGAAGGACGCCGACGGCGACCTCGTCGGTGTCCTCGAACTACCGATGCCGGTCGGTCTCGTCGGAGGCGCCACCAAAGCCCACCCGGTGGCGCGGGCCGCCCTGGCCATCCTCGGCGTCACCACCGCTCAGCAGTTGGCTGACGTCATCGTCGCCACCGGGCTGGCGCAGAACCTCGCCGCGATGCGGGCCCTCGCCACCGAGGGCATTCAGCGCGGCCACATGTCGCTGCACGCCCGCAACATCGCGGTGACCGCGGGCGCGAGCGGCGACGAGGTCGACAAGGTCGTTGCGCGGCTGATCAGCGACCGCGCCATTCGCAGCGAGCACGCCGAGATGGTCCTCGCCGAGCTGCGCGCCGCTCAGTGA
- a CDS encoding hydantoinase/oxoprolinase family protein — translation MTLYVGIDVGGTFTDAVAVIDGRAVRGKAFSTKDITSGILAALSVLQQRLGMQERAFYTSVDRLVLGNTIVTNAVDEQKYAPVGLLTTQGFRDTLRIARSARTDERNPHAMAPAPEIVARRRIVEVPERVDARGNVLVPLAEASIAAAVDKVFAAGAESLAVCLLWSFRNPTHEQAIARYLDAHHPGVPYTLSSELTPVYREYERMVTTALDAAVKPLVAEHFDQLAKELAARGLQQRIQIMQVHGGFLSVEETGKAPIAMFNSGPVGGVTGARLLGQRLGRRSILTADMGGTSLDAAAIIDGQLRVLPRAQIGGLQTSLTAVDIETIGAGGGSLVWVDGRGVMRVGPHSAGSTPGPACYGRGGNRPAVTDAALVLGLINAGYYLGGSVPLYPEKAREALRAEVAGPLGLTEEEAAAGIYRLTASQLANALRKVTVNRGHDPREFTLVGFGGACGLFAAAIAAETGVSEIVLPRNAAVFSAFGLMHADSVFSAVQTSPWTFDQPAELLEESFQALEERARSWFESEGIPHDRRELYREADMKFAGQIFEVTTRLSGDRFGEHHKDDLRRRFIADYEAEFGSGTAWTEAEILLVNSRVRGIGRTDSQQILDDTDVEEHRVDRRQIVDPATAELMTVEVHRGFRTVGKAKGPCLLEEPDTTVFVPARATVEVVDGGHFLIRLDNA, via the coding sequence ATGACTCTGTACGTGGGTATCGACGTCGGCGGGACCTTCACGGACGCTGTCGCCGTCATCGACGGCCGTGCCGTGCGTGGCAAGGCCTTCTCGACCAAGGACATCACCAGCGGTATCCTCGCCGCCCTGAGCGTTCTCCAGCAGCGCCTCGGCATGCAGGAGCGGGCCTTCTACACCTCCGTCGACCGGCTGGTGCTAGGCAACACGATCGTCACCAACGCCGTCGATGAGCAGAAGTACGCACCCGTGGGCCTGCTGACCACGCAGGGCTTCCGCGACACCCTGCGCATCGCCCGCTCGGCGCGCACTGATGAGCGCAACCCCCACGCCATGGCCCCGGCACCTGAGATCGTCGCACGTCGCCGGATCGTCGAGGTGCCCGAACGGGTCGACGCACGAGGGAACGTCCTGGTGCCGCTGGCCGAGGCGAGCATTGCCGCAGCGGTGGACAAGGTGTTCGCCGCGGGCGCTGAGTCGCTCGCCGTCTGCCTGCTGTGGTCCTTCCGCAACCCGACCCACGAGCAGGCCATCGCCCGATACCTCGATGCCCACCACCCCGGCGTGCCCTATACCCTGTCCAGCGAGCTGACACCGGTCTACCGCGAGTACGAGCGCATGGTCACCACCGCGCTGGATGCCGCGGTGAAGCCGCTGGTCGCCGAGCACTTCGACCAACTCGCCAAAGAGTTGGCCGCGCGTGGCCTGCAGCAGCGGATACAGATCATGCAGGTACACGGTGGCTTCCTGTCCGTCGAGGAGACCGGCAAGGCGCCGATCGCCATGTTCAACTCCGGGCCGGTCGGTGGCGTCACCGGCGCGCGGCTGCTCGGCCAGCGACTGGGCCGACGCAGCATTCTCACCGCCGACATGGGCGGCACCAGCCTCGACGCGGCGGCCATCATCGACGGCCAGTTGCGGGTCCTTCCCCGCGCGCAGATCGGTGGGCTGCAGACCAGCCTCACCGCCGTCGACATCGAGACCATCGGCGCCGGCGGCGGCAGCCTGGTCTGGGTCGACGGCCGCGGGGTCATGCGCGTGGGCCCGCACTCGGCAGGCAGCACACCCGGTCCCGCCTGCTACGGCAGGGGAGGCAACCGGCCGGCCGTCACCGACGCCGCGCTCGTCCTGGGTTTGATCAACGCCGGCTACTACCTCGGCGGGTCGGTGCCGCTCTACCCCGAGAAGGCCCGGGAGGCCCTGCGTGCCGAGGTTGCCGGACCGCTCGGCCTGACCGAGGAAGAGGCCGCGGCGGGCATCTACCGGCTGACCGCGTCGCAGCTGGCCAATGCACTGCGCAAAGTCACGGTCAATCGCGGTCACGACCCGCGAGAGTTCACGCTCGTCGGGTTCGGCGGCGCCTGCGGTTTGTTCGCGGCGGCCATCGCGGCCGAGACGGGCGTGAGCGAGATCGTGCTGCCGCGCAACGCGGCGGTCTTCTCCGCCTTCGGGCTGATGCACGCCGACTCGGTCTTCTCCGCCGTCCAAACCTCGCCGTGGACCTTCGACCAACCGGCCGAACTTCTCGAGGAGTCGTTCCAGGCATTGGAGGAACGCGCGCGATCGTGGTTTGAGTCCGAGGGCATCCCGCACGATCGGCGCGAGCTCTACCGGGAGGCGGACATGAAGTTCGCCGGTCAGATCTTCGAGGTCACCACCCGGCTGTCCGGTGACCGCTTCGGCGAGCACCACAAAGACGATCTGCGGCGCCGTTTCATCGCCGACTACGAGGCAGAGTTCGGTTCCGGCACCGCTTGGACCGAGGCGGAGATCCTCCTGGTCAACAGCCGGGTTCGCGGCATCGGCCGTACCGATTCCCAGCAAATCCTGGATGACACCGACGTCGAGGAACACCGCGTCGACCGCAGGCAGATCGTGGACCCGGCCACCGCAGAGCTGATGACCGTGGAGGTGCACCGCGGCTTCCGCACGGTCGGCAAGGCCAAGGGCCCTTGCCTGCTCGAAGAGCCCGACACGACCGTCTTCGTCCCCGCCCGAGCGACCGTCGAGGTGGTCGACGGAGGCCACTTCCTCATCCGCCTCGACAACGCCTGA
- the manA gene encoding mannose-6-phosphate isomerase, class I has translation MQRILGVTRHYDWGSPTAIPAFLGDPPDPDQPVAEVWFGAHEDAPSPVADSDKTLLDLVGDRLPFLVKLLAPARSVSLQVHPEQHLAEAGFREDEAWGIPRDDPRRRFKDPVHKPEMVFALTPFTGLVGFRPVAECVRDLDRLDADLARRMRAELTGPGPDGDRRRRALQTALGASADEVEGFGGELPWLADLAEQYPGDAGVAAAVLLRRFVLAPGEVVFVPSGMIHAYSSGLALEVMANSDTVLRAGLTTKLVDVDALMRCVNFDSEAAVEVSRHHDAGRLYTPAVTEFALLDATAASPEPVPLSLAGQQIALCVEGPVELIDGEGRLELGPGQAAYLADAKGLSMRGPGRLVLAGPGRES, from the coding sequence GTGCAGCGCATCCTGGGCGTCACCCGGCACTACGACTGGGGATCGCCGACCGCCATCCCCGCGTTCCTGGGCGATCCGCCCGATCCTGACCAGCCGGTGGCCGAGGTGTGGTTCGGAGCCCACGAGGACGCGCCCAGTCCCGTGGCCGACAGTGACAAGACCCTTCTCGACCTGGTCGGCGACCGGCTTCCGTTCTTGGTGAAGCTGCTCGCCCCGGCTCGTTCCGTCTCGTTGCAGGTCCACCCCGAGCAGCACCTGGCCGAGGCCGGCTTCCGCGAGGACGAGGCGTGGGGCATTCCGCGGGACGATCCCCGGCGGCGGTTCAAGGACCCGGTCCACAAGCCCGAGATGGTTTTCGCCCTGACGCCGTTCACCGGCCTGGTCGGCTTTCGCCCCGTCGCCGAATGCGTTCGCGACCTCGACCGGCTCGACGCGGACCTCGCTCGCCGCATGCGGGCCGAGCTCACTGGCCCGGGACCCGATGGCGACCGACGGCGCCGCGCGTTGCAGACTGCCCTCGGCGCGTCCGCCGACGAGGTAGAGGGATTCGGCGGCGAGCTTCCCTGGCTGGCCGACCTCGCCGAGCAATACCCCGGGGACGCCGGAGTCGCCGCAGCCGTCCTGCTGCGCCGGTTCGTCCTGGCGCCCGGGGAGGTGGTATTCGTGCCCTCCGGAATGATCCACGCCTATTCCTCGGGCCTGGCACTGGAAGTCATGGCCAACTCCGACACGGTTCTGCGGGCCGGGCTGACGACCAAACTCGTCGACGTGGACGCGCTCATGCGGTGTGTCAATTTCGACAGCGAAGCGGCCGTCGAGGTTTCGCGGCACCACGACGCAGGACGGCTTTATACCCCTGCGGTGACGGAATTCGCGCTTCTGGACGCCACGGCGGCGAGCCCGGAGCCCGTGCCGCTCTCCTTGGCCGGACAGCAGATCGCCCTTTGTGTCGAAGGGCCGGTCGAACTCATCGACGGCGAAGGCCGGCTCGAGCTCGGCCCGGGCCAGGCCGCCTACCTGGCCGACGCAAAAGGCCTGTCGATGCGGGGGCCGGGCCGCCTCGTGCTGGCCGGTCCCGGCCGCGAATCCTAA